ACAGTCTATCGTCAATCCGCCACTTAACTTGTTTTTGACCAGAAATCAAAACAGCAGTTTCACGCGTCCTAATGAATGGAGAAACATAATGCGCATCAAAAAATTCCAAATCGCCATAAATCTCTCGCAACTTCTTGCCAGCAATTCGAGCCTGCTCTCGACCTTTAGGACTTAGGCGCTGCTTCCAATCTGCGCGCGTGGAGAGAGCGTCTTCAATCGGCGATACTTCACCCCGCTTTTGTGCATTCTGCACTGTGTTGGCCTCACTCTCGCCATGACGCACCAAAACAAGCCTCAACGGATTAGCCACGCGTATCTCCTTGGTTTTGCCCACCTGTAAACATAACCGCATTATATCATAATCCTGCCATATTTTCAACAACTTGATTTTTTATCCAAAGAGTGTAAAATAGTTTTATGAATGAATTTTCCACTTCCTTAAAGCACGGATTTTTGACAGATAAGAATGGATTGAAGACTTCTTTTTATATTTCCAAAAAAGACAATAAGCCGCTCGCCGTTTTGATACACGGTTTTGGCGGAAATGCTTACGGAATGAGTTTTTTGGGGCGAGAATTGGCGCGAGATTTCAGGATTCTGCTTCTCGAAATGCCCAATCACGGTAAAAGCGATTTTCTATCAATAAAAAAAGCGGAAGATTTAAGAAACTGGAACAGAGAAATAATGGAGAAGATAGAGCAACGATTTGGGGCAATCTCTCTGATCGTGTGCCATTCAATGGGATGCTTTTCTCCTTCAAAAGACTTTTCCGAAAGAATCCCAACCGCACTCATCAATCCAGTTTTTCAGACCCCATCAAAGGCAATTCTGGGCGTGAAAATAAATTCTATATCAGCAATCGGGGCCTTAACCAATCTACCGATATTTTCACCAATTAAAGCGCTATTCTTGATTAAAATTTGGCGCGCTCAATCTGTTAAAAATGTGTTCGAAAACATGATTTTTAGTTTTGCTTCACCATTAAAATTTGCCCGACAAGCCAAAATGGCTCAGATTCCGCTGAGCGAGCCGTTCTTTTCTGGCGAATATTCTGCCGTCTCAATGATTTTCCACGGGAGCCGCGACAAATTAACATTGCCTCTCTCCAAGCAGAATAAAGCAAAATACTTCCCGCAAACCAAAATTATCAGCCTCGACACAGGACATTTAGCCCCAATAGAGATACCAGAAATTATCGCACGAGAAATCCGAGACAATCTCAAAACTCATCAATAGAATCAATTAAAATCGCCCTTGTCTTATATTTGACAAAAGGCGATTTTATTTTATAAATTTTTCTCTATTTCTTGAAGAGAATTTTCGAGACGCTTGATACTCTCATCTCGGCCAATAACCGCCAAAGTATCATTAAGCGCTGGCGAGAATGGCGCCCAAGTCAAACAAATCCGCACAATCTGGAATAAAATCCCTGGCTTTTGACTCAATTCTTCAAGCAGATGATTGAGGGATTTTTGGAGATTTTCTGCCGTCCAATCATCGGCTGAAATCGCTTGGAAATTTTCAATAACAGATGACAGAATATCCACAATCTGCGATTTTTCAATTTTTTTAAGTTGCTTATTACCTGAGATCATCTCAAGATTTGGCTTCTGCTCGGTGAAAAAATACTCACTCGCAGCCGGCAAGTCACGAAGAGTTTTAAGCCTGTCAAACACAAGACTGAGAACTTTCTTCCTGAAATCTTCTGTCGACTTCATGGCTTCTTGACCCCAAAATTCTCTAACTCGCTCAAACAAATCATCCAATGAGATCTTTCGAATCCACTGCCCATTAAGCCATAAAAGTCGCTGTTCGTCAAATCTTGCTCCAGATTTCTGCACACGATCGAGCGAGAATTTTTCTACCAAGTCGTCAAGCGAGAAAATCTCCTCTTCAGTTCCATCATTCCAACCAAGTTGCGCCAAGAAATTAAGCATTGCTTCGGGCAAGATTCCTTCATCACGATACTCACTCACACTTTTAGCTCCGTCTCTTTTGCCAAGTTTTTTGTTGCCTGCAGGCGCAAGAATATGCGGAACATGCGCAAGAACCGGTGGAGTGATCTCAAGCGCTTCATAAAGAGAGAGATACTTAGGCGTAGATGCAACATACTCCGACCCGCGGATAACGTGCGTAACCCTCATCTCGAAGTCATCAATAATATGAGCGAAGTTATAAGTTGGCAGACCATCCGCCTTAATCAAGATAAAGTCATCCAAAGCCTCCGGACCAGCAGAAAGTTCGCCCATAACGGCGTCACGCCAAGTGTAGCGCTTAATTTCTGGCGTTTTAAACCTAAGAGGCATTCCGAGTTGCCACTGAGGTGGATTTTCTGGGCGATGATCACGAAACAGAAAGGCGCGCTTATCCGCCTTAGCCTGATTGCGAAATTCTTCAACTTCCTCTGGAGAATATGGATCAGCGTAGGCCAAACCTTTTTCTATCAATTTTTGAGCCCATTTAAGATAAATTTCACGACGCTCAGTCTGATGATAAGGACCAAATTCTCCGTTCTCAAGAGAATTTTCACCCAAAATCGGACCCTCATCCCAGTCAAGCCTGAGCCATTTTAGAGTTTCTAGAACCAAATCCTCGGCGCCTTCAACAAATCTCGCTTGATCTGTGTCTTCAATTCTAAGGATAAAATCACCACCAGTCTGCTTGGCGATAAGATATGGGTAAAGTGCGCTCCTAACATTCCCAACATGGATGTAGCCCGTTGGGCTTGGCGCAAATCGAGTTCTTGCTTTCATTTCTTAATTTTAGCAAATTTCGAAGAAAATTTCAATCTTGGGACAAAGGTTTTACCAACCTCCACCTCCACCACCGCCAGCGCCGCCGCCAGAAAATCCTCCGCCGCCACCGCTTGAACTCGAAATCGAAGAAGAGTAACTATTAACAGTCGAAGAAATTGAGTTGATTGAACTGGCTATATTTCCGATATAAAATCCATTCATCGCGCCAATCCAAACTGGAGAGTAGTTCTCAGTGGCAAACTCTTTCTCAAGAAATTTAGACCAAGATTTTTCAAGCCCGAAGAGCGCAGCCCAAGGTAATAATTTTTCATACAGTTTAACACGAGAGCCGCCAAATTCTTCCTTAAATCTCTCAGAATTCTCAAAACTCTGATTAAATTTTAGTCGCTCCACCTCGCTCAATCTTATATACATTTTAAGTCCCTTGAGATAGTTTTCCATCTCAAAACCGAGTTTTGACTTCTGCTTAGAATTTATAACTATTTGGCCGAGAGTCGACATCGTAAAACAAACAATTGCGAAAAGTATAAAAACGGAAGCATTAATGATGTGTTCGAACATTAGGCCAGTAAAAAACGCCACAAAACTCAGCACCATAAATCCTGAGAACGCTCCCATAAAAATCTTAAATGGCTTTTCTTTGGCTATCTTGGCATAATATTTGGTGCTGTAAAATCCAGCATTCTCGACAGCGCTCTGAATTTGCAGAGCCCTACCTTGCGACAATTTTGAAATGTCGGCCGTCTCGCTTCCGCCAATGAAAATCTTGTTCAAAAGAGAAAGTATATCTCTATTGAGATTATCTTCATTCAACTTCTCAAAAGTCAAAACCCTACGGCCAAAAACACCTTTCTTCTCATTTTCAACAATTTTAAGATTGCCATTAACAGCCAAGAAAAGGATCGCTGCGGTGAGCTTTTTGGAAGATTTCATCAAATTACCCGCATCGAGAATGTCAATTTCTTCAATTTTTGGCGGCAGATATTGAGGCGCGACAGATTTATTTATTCTATTTTCACGGCTCTTTTTTATTCGCCAGATAATTGATGCAATCAATACGGCCAATAGACCTACAACCAAAGCAACCGCTAAAACTACAATCATCGATTCAATAAAATCCCATGTAGACAGTGTTGGTTGAGGGAATGCCCCGTCTTTGAAATTGACAGAAAAAGTTAAATTCTGACCAGCCAAAAGATTAAATTGATTAAAAACAAACTGATTATCAGATATCTTGTTTGAGGTTAAGCACTTTTCAGTCGACCCTTCGCGACCTTGATAACAATCAAACCCATCAGCCAAAAAACTTTTAGCAGAATCATCAACCGTAAGTTTAGCCTGAACCGACACGAATGGCTGTTTCCACTGAGCACCATTAGTATTCAAGATCAATTTATTTGAATTTTTTGCAAAAACATTGTATAGTTTATATTTTAAAGTATATTCCTGTGGTCCAGGAGCAACATAAATATCTGGATTTCCAATTCTGAAAACACTATAATCACCCTCTCGACGATTCAACTCAATCCGCTCGGGCTTACCATTTCGAAACGCTTCAACTTGATTATCAAAGATTATCCGACCATCAAATTTACGCGGAATAGCCCGCTCGATACCTCGATTGACATTTTCATATTGAAAAATCGCCGTTAAATTCTCTGTAACCTCCAGATAAGAGTTACCCTTATCGTCACGCTTAAGCACATAATCGCCATCAAACTTAGAAAAAATAAAATCATTCACGCGAGGATCGGCTTGCTCCTTCGAGCGACGCGCATGAGCCGAAAGCGGCAGAAAAACAACCGACAAGATCAAGAAAAGAGCGAAAGCATTCGCCCAACTCTTCTTCGAAAATATTTTATTTAGTAATTTCATTGTCGCACACTCCCGCATTCTTGAAGCTTATCAAATTTTCCGTCGAAATTTTCACCATATTCTTAACCGCTACATCAGTATTGAATGCAATATGCGGCGTCATAATCACATTGGGCAAATTCTTGAGATCTCGAAATATCGCATCCTGAATCACCTGACCGCTCATATCTTTTTTGAGCCACTGCTTCTCAAATTCGTAGACATCAAGTCCAGCCGCCGCAATTTTGCCAGAAACAAGCCCATCTCGGAGCGCACTCGAGTCGATATGACCACCGCGACCAGTGTTAATAATCACTACGCCGTCTTTCATTTGGGCGATGGTTTGGTCGTTGATGAAGTGATAATTATCGTCAGTCAAGGGCGCGTGAATCGAAATTACATCACTTCTGGAGAAGAGTTCTTCGAGAGAAACATACTCAACAATCTCCCTTGCTTCATCATTCTCGAATAGATCATACGCAATCACTCGTGCACCAAAAGCCTTAAAAACTCGTGCCGCCGCCCGACCAATATTGCCAGTGCCGACGATTCCGATTGTCATCGTGTTGATTTCGCGTCCCAACAGTCCCCCAACAGAGAAGTCCTGAACGCGTGAGCGCCTGAGAGCAAGAGGCAATTTGCGCACAACAGATAGTGTCAGCGCCACGGCAAATTCCGCAATCGCAGACGGAGAATATCGTGGCACATTAGCAACCTTTACGCCGTGTTCTTTGGCCAATTCCAAATCTAATCCGTCGTAGCCACAAGTCCTCACGGTTAAAAATCCAATGCCCAACTCTTTTAATATTGGCCAAGCGTCATTAACTTCGGGCGAAGAAGTGTAAACGCTAACCGCATCAAAGCCCTCTGCCAGATGCGCCGTCTCAGCCGTTAGTTCTTTTTCTGTTGTGGCGTAAGTTATATCAAAATCCGCCGCAAATTTTTCAAAATATGGCAATTCATCTTTTCGAACACTAAAAGCAATAATTTTCATAATTATATTTTAACTGATTTTAGCCGAAAATTCAAGGCGATTATGTTTATTCTATAAAAACAACACCGCCCGAAAGTTAGTTCGAGCAGTATTTTTTATTTCGAAAGTTGGTCGATCTTCTTCGAAATTTCTTGGTCGATTTTGAGTTCCTGCTGAAGTTTTTTCTTCAAAATTTCATTATCGTGGTTGATGTCACAGATTTCTATCAGCATCTCTGAAATCTCTGAGTGAAGTTTTTGCGTCCGGCGTGCATTTCTTTCAAGTTCCGCCTCAGTTAATACCGCCATCACCAGAGCAATCGAGCCAGTCAGAAGCACAACTATATCAATAATTGTGTTATGAAGATTTTTCTCGCTAAAAATCATCAAAGCAGTGGCAGAAATGGTTAAAATCGCCACAGCGGTGAGTAAATTTCTAACTAATTTCTTTGTAAGAATCATACAAAATACCTAAAACTTCAAATCTGGATAAATCTCACGGGTCGTGGCGGAAACCTCATGCTTGAGTTGCGGGAAAGGCACGCCCTCGCGCGCAGTCACACCTTCAAAAATCCAGAAAACACGCTCACTATAGCCCATTCCGCAGGCTGGTGGCATGCCGTATTCGAGCATTTCGACAAAATCAATATCGAGCATCATCGCCTCATCATCACCTGCGTCGCGCATATTTTGCTGCTCGACAAAGCGATTCAATTGGTCGATCGGGTCATTCAACTCACTAAACAAATTACAGAGCTCAGATCCCGCGATCACAACTTGCGCACGCTGCGTCATTTCTGGGCGGTCGGTGTGAGTTTTAGCTAGTGGCGAAATAAACGTCGGCGTGTTGATAAGCCAAATCGGCCCTGCCACATCTTTTCGAATATTCTTCCACAATTTGTCGATTCCGCGAGATTTATTGTCGGATTTTTCAACTTCGAGATTGTTGGCTTTAAGCGCCGCCTGAACTTCTTCGAGCGAGCAAGTGTAAGGATTCAAGCCGTAGCGCTTTTCGATCGTCTCGGCGTAGTCCCATTCTTCCCACTTTTTGGAAAGGTCAACATCAAACTCTCCCAAGCGGAACTGAAGAGTACCAAAAGTTTCGCTCAAAACATACTTGAACATTTCTTCTTGAAAAGCCATCCCGTCGCGCCAGTCCCAGTAAGCAGCGTACCATTCCATCGCGATATGCTCTGGCAAATGCTCGTCCGAGTAATTCTCATTTCGAAAACGTGGACCGAGGTCATAAACTTTTTCGAAGCCAGCACCGAGGAGCCGTTTGAGCGGCAATTCGTGCGAAATTCGAAGGTAAAATTGCGCATCGTCAAGCGCATCCATATGCGTTACAAACGGATTGGCATCGGCGCCACCAGTGGTATGCTCGAGCACGGGAATGTTAATTTCGAAAAATCCACGCTGATTCAAAAAATCACGCGTCGCCTGCCAAAACTTGGAGCGACGAACAAAACGGTCGCGAACTTCCAGATTGGCATTCATATCAACATATCGACGGCGGAAGCGCTCATCTTTATTAGTAAATCCATCCTGCTCTGTTGGCATTGGTCGAAGCGACTTCGAAAGAAGTTTGAGTTCACTCGTCGCCACGGAAATTTCGCCAGTTTTTGAACGAATCACTTCGCCCGTCGCCTGAACAAAATCGCCCGCGTCCAGCAAATTCAAATTTTTAATGCCGAGAAGATTCCCCTCAACAGAAGTTTCCGCCAAACTTTGCGCCGTGATGAAAAGCTGAATCTTGCCCGAAAAATCTCGAAGCACGATAAAAGCCAATTTACCAAACTTGCGGATACCAGCAATTCGCCCCGCAACAGATACGGTTTGCCCTTCCATTTTTTCGAAATTATCAATAATCTCGCCCGCCATCGCCGTGCGGTGAGTTTCGGCTGGGAATGGATTAAGCCCCAGCGCTTGGATTTCTTCTAATTTTCTGAGTCGCTCATCGCGTAATTCTTTCATTGTAGCCATAATTATTTCAATTTTAGCACATTTTGGAGAAAATTTCCAGAAAAACTTGCTTTTTAATTCAAAATATGTTAAAATAAATTTTATTCCACAGTCGAGAGACTTTAAATTGGAGGTTCTTTGAGTGAAGAAAAAAAGGTTCAGATCTGGCGACATCGTCCAAATTATTGAAATCGACAACGAAAAATTCACCGTTGGCGAAGTTGAAAAGCACTTCGAAAACGGCACGGTGCTGATTTCGAAAATTATGGTCTGGAATAGCGACCTTGGCTTGTTTGGGCCAAAATTTGCAAACTGGGATCAACAGATTTCGAAACCAATTTCAGAGATCTTGCTAATCTCTGGGGCTGAAAAGCCAATTCACGAACTTTACTTTAGCGCGTTGCGAGAGATTCGCAAGAGTCGCTACGGCACATAGGGGGAAAGCTTATGGCAAACATCCAAAAAGGCGTAGGCTACGCCACACTCCACCAGAAAAAACCCGCCGACACTTCGCCGGCAGGAACGCACCCAGATTTCTGGAAGGGTAATTTCACCATACCAGAAAACAGGCTTCCACTAATTCACAAACCAGCGGAATAGTGGCGCAAATCAAACAAAAACCCGCTCAATTCGAGCGGGTGGTTTTTATTTCTTGGAGAATTTTTCTAAAATTTCTGCTTTTGAGAGCATTTCAAGATTACCATTCGCGCGAGAAACAACTTCGAACCTGCCATCATCAAGCAAACGATCAGAAATCGTCACGCGGTATGGAATACCCATAAGTTCCGCATCGGCGAATTTTTGCCCAGGACGAGCATCACGATCATCGAAGATAACTTCGGCGTCACTTTGTAAAAGTTCGGAGTAAACCTCTTCCGCCAAATCGCGAGATTTTTCACCAATTTGAACAAGATAAACTTGCGCCGGAGCGATATTTTCTGGCCAGACAAGACCTTTATCATCCGCAAAATTCTCCGCAATCGCGCCCATCAATCGAGACACGCCAATCCCGTAACAACCCATAATCACAGACTTTCTCTCGCCATTTTCATCTGTAAAATAAACATCTAAAGCGTCGGTATATTTGCTTTCGAGATGGAAAGTATTGCCGACTTCGATCGAAGTTTGCTCAACCAAATCTTCGCGCTTCAAGCCGAGTTTTTGAAGATTTTCGTCCGTCATAATTTCTTCGTTGATTGCGATTTTTTTGTCAAAATCCACAAAGATTTTATCCTCGCCAACTGGGCTCAAAGTTTGAAATTCGTCCGAAAACTTGGAGGTGAAAATTCCACCGTCAGCATAGGTGCGGAAAGTCGTGTCACCCAAGCCAAGCCGAATATAAACCCGATGGTAAGCCTCAACCGCCTGCTCGTAAAGTGCGAGATGCTCCTCCTCGTTTCGAGCAAAAGTATACATGTCTTTCATTAAAAATTCTCGACCACGCATTAGACCCGACTTGGCGCGAAGTTCATTTCGAAATTTATTTCCGATCTGAAAAACCGAAATTGGCAAATCTTTGTAAGAATTAATGTATTGCCCAACCATATCCACAATTGGCTCCTCATGAGTGAGACCAACACCGAGTTCTGCACCACCATTTAGGCGAGTTTTGAACCAGTTATCGACTTTTTGATCGTCCCAGCGATCAGTTTTTTCCCAGATTTCGCGAGGCTGAAGCGTCGTCATCATCACCTCTTGACTGCCGATTTTGAGCATTTCTTCACGAATGATGTTTTTTATTTTTTCCAAAACACTAAGCCCAAGCGGAGTGTAGGCATAAACACCCGCCATCTCCTTGTGGATAAATCCAGCCTTGATTAAAAGTTGGGCGTTTTTTGCCACCTCGTCAGATGGTGAAGTTTTGCTAGTTTTGGTAAAAAGTTTGGATAGTCTCATTGCTTTATTTTAACAGATTTTAGGGAGAAATTCAATTTTTAAAACAAAATCTCTTCGAAAATTCAAAGAGATTTACATAAATTAAGCAATACCTTCAATTTGATATTTAATTGCGCCTTTTGGTGTGGAGATCTCAACTTCTTCACTGAGTTTTTTGCCCATTAATTGAATACCGATTGGCGACTCGTTGGAGATCTTACCCTCAAGCGGGTTGGCTTCAACCGCACCGACGATCGAATATTTGACAGTCTTACCGTTCTCAAGATTTTTGAGACTTAC
This sequence is a window from bacterium. Protein-coding genes within it:
- a CDS encoding alpha/beta hydrolase produces the protein MNEFSTSLKHGFLTDKNGLKTSFYISKKDNKPLAVLIHGFGGNAYGMSFLGRELARDFRILLLEMPNHGKSDFLSIKKAEDLRNWNREIMEKIEQRFGAISLIVCHSMGCFSPSKDFSERIPTALINPVFQTPSKAILGVKINSISAIGALTNLPIFSPIKALFLIKIWRAQSVKNVFENMIFSFASPLKFARQAKMAQIPLSEPFFSGEYSAVSMIFHGSRDKLTLPLSKQNKAKYFPQTKIISLDTGHLAPIEIPEIIAREIRDNLKTHQ
- the gltX gene encoding glutamate--tRNA ligase, whose product is MKARTRFAPSPTGYIHVGNVRSALYPYLIAKQTGGDFILRIEDTDQARFVEGAEDLVLETLKWLRLDWDEGPILGENSLENGEFGPYHQTERREIYLKWAQKLIEKGLAYADPYSPEEVEEFRNQAKADKRAFLFRDHRPENPPQWQLGMPLRFKTPEIKRYTWRDAVMGELSAGPEALDDFILIKADGLPTYNFAHIIDDFEMRVTHVIRGSEYVASTPKYLSLYEALEITPPVLAHVPHILAPAGNKKLGKRDGAKSVSEYRDEGILPEAMLNFLAQLGWNDGTEEEIFSLDDLVEKFSLDRVQKSGARFDEQRLLWLNGQWIRKISLDDLFERVREFWGQEAMKSTEDFRKKVLSLVFDRLKTLRDLPAASEYFFTEQKPNLEMISGNKQLKKIEKSQIVDILSSVIENFQAISADDWTAENLQKSLNHLLEELSQKPGILFQIVRICLTWAPFSPALNDTLAVIGRDESIKRLENSLQEIEKNL
- a CDS encoding DUF2207 domain-containing protein, which translates into the protein MKLLNKIFSKKSWANAFALFLILSVVFLPLSAHARRSKEQADPRVNDFIFSKFDGDYVLKRDDKGNSYLEVTENLTAIFQYENVNRGIERAIPRKFDGRIIFDNQVEAFRNGKPERIELNRREGDYSVFRIGNPDIYVAPGPQEYTLKYKLYNVFAKNSNKLILNTNGAQWKQPFVSVQAKLTVDDSAKSFLADGFDCYQGREGSTEKCLTSNKISDNQFVFNQFNLLAGQNLTFSVNFKDGAFPQPTLSTWDFIESMIVVLAVALVVGLLAVLIASIIWRIKKSRENRINKSVAPQYLPPKIEEIDILDAGNLMKSSKKLTAAILFLAVNGNLKIVENEKKGVFGRRVLTFEKLNEDNLNRDILSLLNKIFIGGSETADISKLSQGRALQIQSAVENAGFYSTKYYAKIAKEKPFKIFMGAFSGFMVLSFVAFFTGLMFEHIINASVFILFAIVCFTMSTLGQIVINSKQKSKLGFEMENYLKGLKMYIRLSEVERLKFNQSFENSERFKEEFGGSRVKLYEKLLPWAALFGLEKSWSKFLEKEFATENYSPVWIGAMNGFYIGNIASSINSISSTVNSYSSSISSSSGGGGGFSGGGAGGGGGGGW
- a CDS encoding NAD(P)-dependent oxidoreductase, whose protein sequence is MKIIAFSVRKDELPYFEKFAADFDITYATTEKELTAETAHLAEGFDAVSVYTSSPEVNDAWPILKELGIGFLTVRTCGYDGLDLELAKEHGVKVANVPRYSPSAIAEFAVALTLSVVRKLPLALRRSRVQDFSVGGLLGREINTMTIGIVGTGNIGRAAARVFKAFGARVIAYDLFENDEAREIVEYVSLEELFSRSDVISIHAPLTDDNYHFINDQTIAQMKDGVVIINTGRGGHIDSSALRDGLVSGKIAAAGLDVYEFEKQWLKKDMSGQVIQDAIFRDLKNLPNVIMTPHIAFNTDVAVKNMVKISTENLISFKNAGVCDNEITK
- a CDS encoding amino acid--tRNA ligase-related protein, producing MATMKELRDERLRKLEEIQALGLNPFPAETHRTAMAGEIIDNFEKMEGQTVSVAGRIAGIRKFGKLAFIVLRDFSGKIQLFITAQSLAETSVEGNLLGIKNLNLLDAGDFVQATGEVIRSKTGEISVATSELKLLSKSLRPMPTEQDGFTNKDERFRRRYVDMNANLEVRDRFVRRSKFWQATRDFLNQRGFFEINIPVLEHTTGGADANPFVTHMDALDDAQFYLRISHELPLKRLLGAGFEKVYDLGPRFRNENYSDEHLPEHIAMEWYAAYWDWRDGMAFQEEMFKYVLSETFGTLQFRLGEFDVDLSKKWEEWDYAETIEKRYGLNPYTCSLEEVQAALKANNLEVEKSDNKSRGIDKLWKNIRKDVAGPIWLINTPTFISPLAKTHTDRPEMTQRAQVVIAGSELCNLFSELNDPIDQLNRFVEQQNMRDAGDDEAMMLDIDFVEMLEYGMPPACGMGYSERVFWIFEGVTAREGVPFPQLKHEVSATTREIYPDLKF
- a CDS encoding His/Gly/Thr/Pro-type tRNA ligase C-terminal domain-containing protein; the encoded protein is MRLSKLFTKTSKTSPSDEVAKNAQLLIKAGFIHKEMAGVYAYTPLGLSVLEKIKNIIREEMLKIGSQEVMMTTLQPREIWEKTDRWDDQKVDNWFKTRLNGGAELGVGLTHEEPIVDMVGQYINSYKDLPISVFQIGNKFRNELRAKSGLMRGREFLMKDMYTFARNEEEHLALYEQAVEAYHRVYIRLGLGDTTFRTYADGGIFTSKFSDEFQTLSPVGEDKIFVDFDKKIAINEEIMTDENLQKLGLKREDLVEQTSIEVGNTFHLESKYTDALDVYFTDENGERKSVIMGCYGIGVSRLMGAIAENFADDKGLVWPENIAPAQVYLVQIGEKSRDLAEEVYSELLQSDAEVIFDDRDARPGQKFADAELMGIPYRVTISDRLLDDGRFEVVSRANGNLEMLSKAEILEKFSKK